A genomic window from Prochlorococcus sp. RS04 includes:
- a CDS encoding DUF3067 family protein, with product MNPLLVDEVIHYLIHRWGKKYDFRLFRRGKFVYFQMMWGFLGQESFPLSEDEYKKSIADKIEILNRCGYSEEVREWLKKVNAKPRLGRAVSLQLDLNEKMKEFLT from the coding sequence ATGAACCCATTGCTAGTAGATGAAGTTATACATTATTTGATTCATCGCTGGGGAAAAAAATATGATTTTAGACTCTTTAGAAGAGGAAAGTTCGTGTATTTTCAAATGATGTGGGGATTTCTTGGACAGGAATCATTCCCTTTAAGTGAAGATGAATATAAAAAATCGATAGCTGATAAAATCGAGATTTTAAATAGATGTGGATATTCAGAAGAAGTAAGGGAATGGCTAAAGAAAGTCAATGCTAAGCCAAGGTTAGGTAGAGCTGTCAGCTTGCAATTAGATCTTAATGAGAAGATGAAAGAGTTTTTGACTTAA